Proteins from a single region of Treponema sp. J25:
- a CDS encoding OmpA family protein, translating to MGLALVPLQAEQFRFSYVKGDKFRILSVVQEDVYINRRLTHQAEILNRIAVTITDVSANGTGRHDAIFQTSERTSSVAGWGSFSWSREYRSVFDRDPLGRYTIGKEYYMPVVRDVPLFPDRELAPGDIWSAPGEEVHDFRDSFGIVEPYRIPFVAHYTYVGTQPYQGKDYPTFTVRYTIFYEGPPVRGTLYPLRIMGSSDQSVYWSKELGQPAAYRETFRIVIELSNGQTVEYRGTARADLYEAEPMNREQVAQDIQKALSGEKIENTSVRVSEEGVVISLENIQFEAESAVLLPSEQQKLRQIAQILQKYPDRDLLIAGHTALAGTAQGRHRLSEERARAVADFLLTLGVRRPEQVITRGYGAERPIADNSTEAGRSKNRRVEIILLEN from the coding sequence ATGGGGTTGGCGCTTGTTCCTTTGCAGGCTGAACAGTTCCGATTTTCCTACGTAAAGGGTGACAAGTTCCGTATTTTATCAGTAGTACAGGAAGATGTGTATATTAATCGTAGATTAACTCATCAGGCGGAGATTCTAAATCGCATTGCGGTTACTATCACGGATGTATCTGCCAATGGTACGGGACGGCACGATGCCATTTTCCAGACCTCGGAGCGAACCAGCAGCGTTGCGGGATGGGGAAGTTTTAGCTGGAGTCGAGAGTATCGTTCTGTTTTTGATAGGGATCCCCTCGGACGTTACACCATTGGCAAAGAATACTACATGCCAGTGGTACGGGATGTCCCCCTTTTTCCTGACCGGGAACTTGCGCCAGGGGATATCTGGTCTGCACCGGGGGAAGAGGTCCATGATTTTCGCGATAGTTTTGGAATTGTCGAACCTTACCGTATCCCTTTTGTCGCCCATTATACGTATGTCGGAACTCAGCCCTATCAGGGGAAAGATTACCCAACCTTCACGGTCCGATATACTATTTTTTATGAGGGACCCCCAGTGCGGGGAACCCTGTATCCCCTGCGGATTATGGGATCCTCTGACCAAAGCGTTTATTGGTCTAAGGAACTGGGCCAGCCGGCGGCCTATCGAGAAACCTTTCGAATTGTGATAGAGCTTTCTAATGGGCAGACTGTTGAATACCGTGGAACGGCCCGGGCCGATCTCTATGAAGCCGAGCCCATGAATCGAGAACAGGTAGCTCAAGATATACAAAAGGCCCTTTCGGGGGAAAAAATAGAAAATACCTCGGTGCGAGTTAGCGAAGAAGGGGTGGTAATTAGCCTGGAAAACATCCAGTTCGAGGCCGAATCGGCGGTTCTCCTGCCATCGGAACAGCAAAAATTACGACAGATTGCTCAGATCCTGCAAAAATACCCTGATCGGGACCTCTTAATTGCAGGTCATACAGCTCTGGCCGGTACAGCCCAGGGCCGCCACCGTTTGTCGGAAGAACGGGCCCGGGCGGTGGCGGATTTTCTTCTTACGTTAGGAGTTCGTCGACCTGAACAGGTGATTACGAGGGGCTATGGAGCAGAACGCCCCATTGCAGATAATAGTACCGAAGCGGGCCGCAGTAAAAACCGCCGGGTAGAAATTATTTTGCTTGAAAATTAA
- the ribA gene encoding GTP cyclohydrolase II codes for MLVRPTVEEIVQQDLEALRRCPYKLDCEHCEEEICVKLVSVADFPTRFGHFSILGFVNNRDRKDHIIILKGDIGDGEGILTRIHSACLTGDALGSLRCDCGPQLHRALELIEQEGRGIVLYHQEEGRGIGLVNKIRAYALQDAGYDTYDANIALGFAADERDFRVPAAMLQKIGVTSVRLLTNNPKKVEELEAAGMRVIERVPLELPAQEHNRFYLATKKERFGHFLSLDHTQGPVTH; via the coding sequence ATGCTGGTACGACCTACGGTAGAAGAGATAGTACAACAGGATTTAGAGGCTTTAAGACGGTGCCCGTACAAGTTAGATTGCGAGCACTGTGAAGAAGAAATCTGTGTAAAACTGGTATCGGTGGCGGATTTCCCTACCCGGTTTGGCCATTTTTCTATTCTCGGTTTTGTAAATAATCGGGACCGAAAGGACCATATCATTATTTTGAAGGGAGACATAGGAGACGGAGAGGGAATCCTTACAAGGATTCATTCGGCCTGTCTTACGGGAGATGCCCTCGGAAGTCTCCGCTGTGATTGTGGCCCCCAATTGCATCGGGCCCTCGAACTTATTGAGCAAGAAGGGCGGGGAATCGTGTTGTACCATCAAGAAGAAGGCCGGGGAATAGGGTTAGTGAATAAAATCCGGGCCTATGCCCTTCAGGATGCGGGATATGACACCTACGATGCAAACATTGCCCTGGGCTTTGCGGCGGATGAACGGGACTTTCGGGTCCCCGCGGCGATGCTCCAGAAAATTGGGGTAACAAGTGTGCGGCTCCTTACCAATAATCCCAAGAAAGTGGAGGAATTAGAGGCGGCGGGAATGCGGGTCATTGAACGGGTCCCCCTGGAATTACCTGCCCAGGAACATAACCGTTTTTACCTCGCTACCAAGAAGGAACGGTTTGGTCATTTCCTGTCCCTTGATCATACTCAGGGGCCTGTTACCCATTAA